A portion of the Cyanobium sp. PCC 7001 genome contains these proteins:
- a CDS encoding DUF3177 family protein, with the protein MPDSLYRSLVWLDYRLAVLFSVGLPLVLLLWAAVRRERALVRLLGIYWKVASLLLITVLLLTDRRPAGLVLAVIAQLLVVVSLWFWVDLNEELADLPPWRPLPLTVRIWRWAITFWAPLGALFSATALGCMDTARLASPRCAVWIQAPVELHRHVAAVFGFVFGGQWTPAVAAFVGYLALVAYAVGLLQWLLVRLPRQGRVAGEF; encoded by the coding sequence GTGCCGGATTCGCTGTACCGCTCCCTGGTGTGGCTCGACTACCGCCTGGCCGTGCTGTTCAGCGTCGGCCTGCCGCTGGTGCTGCTCCTGTGGGCCGCCGTGCGGCGGGAGCGGGCCCTGGTGCGGTTGCTGGGGATCTACTGGAAAGTGGCCAGCCTGCTGCTGATCACCGTGCTGCTGCTCACCGACCGCCGGCCCGCCGGCCTGGTGCTGGCGGTGATCGCCCAGCTGCTGGTGGTGGTGAGCCTCTGGTTCTGGGTGGATCTCAACGAGGAACTGGCCGATCTGCCCCCCTGGCGCCCCCTGCCGCTCACGGTGCGCATCTGGCGCTGGGCCATCACGTTCTGGGCTCCGCTCGGCGCCCTGTTCAGTGCCACGGCGCTCGGCTGCATGGACACGGCCCGGCTGGCGTCCCCCCGCTGTGCTGTGTGGATCCAGGCGCCGGTGGAGCTGCACCGCCATGTCGCCGCCGTGTTCGGCTTCGTGTTCGGTGGACAGTGGACTCCCGCCGTGGCCGCCTTCGTGGGCTACCTGGCCCTGGTGGCCTACGCCGTGGGCCTGCTGCAGTGGCTGCTGGTGCGCCTGCCGCGCCAGGGGAGGGTGGCCGGTGAGTTCTGA
- a CDS encoding FIST N-terminal domain-containing protein — protein sequence MAAFPLPRWLAQRLEGSSGSAWCRTALATEPSLEGSLQELSRQLRGVGAADLALVFVSATYASDLPRLLPLLRQRFRATHWIGCLGGGVVGTPAGGQGRELEQEAGVSLTLLHLPGATLLPFAIENGPLPDLDGPAEPWLSLLGNPDPATEASMLLLIDPGFPAINDLISGLDYACPGSAKVGGIAGQHSARHGSLLHGDQVCSGAVGCLIGGAWGLDPVVAQGCRPIGPVFEVEQAQRNVVLEVSQNNRRNSPVAALQEILTGLSAEERDLVKHSLFLGVGRNSFSLEGRSSEEPPTFLVRNLIGVDPRNGAVAVAERMRIGQQVQFQLRDASASRQELRQLLRRQHQRESTPLAALLFACLGRGQGLYGEPNGDVALCRECFGDLPVAGAFCNGEIGPIAGSTHLHGYTASWGFVVPRQDGTVT from the coding sequence ATGGCTGCCTTTCCCCTTCCCCGCTGGTTGGCCCAACGTCTGGAGGGCTCGTCAGGCTCGGCCTGGTGCCGAACGGCTCTGGCCACCGAGCCCTCCCTGGAAGGATCCCTGCAGGAGCTCAGCCGGCAGCTGCGTGGTGTCGGCGCCGCTGACCTGGCCCTGGTGTTCGTGTCAGCCACCTATGCCAGCGACCTGCCGCGGCTCCTGCCCCTGCTGCGCCAGCGCTTCCGTGCCACCCACTGGATCGGCTGCCTCGGCGGTGGCGTGGTGGGCACCCCGGCCGGAGGGCAGGGCCGGGAACTGGAGCAGGAGGCCGGGGTGAGCCTCACCCTGCTGCACCTGCCCGGCGCCACCCTGCTGCCCTTCGCGATCGAGAACGGCCCCCTGCCCGATCTGGATGGGCCTGCCGAACCCTGGCTGTCGCTGCTCGGCAATCCGGATCCGGCCACCGAAGCCTCGATGCTGCTGCTGATCGACCCGGGCTTCCCGGCCATCAATGATCTGATCAGCGGCCTGGACTACGCCTGCCCCGGCTCCGCCAAGGTGGGAGGGATCGCCGGTCAGCACAGCGCCCGCCATGGATCCCTCCTCCATGGCGACCAGGTGTGCAGTGGCGCGGTGGGCTGTCTGATCGGGGGCGCCTGGGGGCTGGACCCGGTGGTGGCCCAGGGTTGCAGGCCGATCGGGCCGGTGTTCGAGGTGGAGCAGGCCCAGCGCAACGTGGTGCTGGAGGTGAGTCAGAACAACCGGCGCAACAGCCCGGTGGCCGCGCTGCAGGAGATTCTCACCGGCCTCAGCGCCGAGGAGCGGGATCTGGTGAAGCACTCCCTCTTTCTCGGCGTGGGGCGCAACAGCTTCAGCCTGGAGGGCCGCAGCAGCGAGGAGCCACCCACCTTCCTGGTGCGCAACCTGATCGGAGTCGATCCCCGCAACGGTGCGGTGGCGGTGGCTGAGCGGATGCGGATCGGCCAGCAGGTGCAGTTCCAGCTCCGCGATGCCAGCGCCTCGCGCCAGGAACTGCGCCAGCTGCTCCGGCGGCAGCACCAGCGGGAGTCAACGCCCCTGGCCGCCCTCCTGTTCGCCTGCCTCGGCCGCGGCCAGGGTCTCTACGGCGAACCGAACGGCGATGTGGCCCTCTGCCGGGAATGTTTCGGCGACCTGCCGGTGGCAGGGGCGTTCTGCAACGGCGAGATCGGTCCGATCGCCGGCAGCACCCACCTGCACGGCTACACGGCCAGCTGGGGGTTCGTGGTGCCGCGCCAGGACGGGACCGTCACCTGA
- the trmB gene encoding tRNA (guanosine(46)-N7)-methyltransferase TrmB, translated as MRQHVNPLSRYYQQPRPLPPPAELFPRPALPIHLDIGCARGRFLLALAPREPQRNYLGLEIRRPLVEAAETERRQLGLDHLRFLFCNANVSLEPWLQALPAGLLERVSIQFPDPWFKSRHHKRRVLQPALLRAIAGGLAPGRQLFIQSDVLAVITPMVELIEASGCFTRPPNDSRPWRDSNPLPVPTERERHVQAQGLPIYRVLYERNREAVPSLEELERALEDGVGLRAGEGADNPA; from the coding sequence GTGCGGCAGCACGTCAACCCTCTCAGCCGCTATTACCAGCAGCCCCGGCCACTGCCGCCGCCGGCTGAACTCTTCCCACGGCCGGCGTTGCCGATCCACCTCGATATCGGTTGCGCCCGCGGTCGCTTCCTGCTGGCCCTGGCCCCACGGGAACCCCAGCGCAACTACCTGGGGCTGGAGATCCGCAGGCCGCTGGTGGAGGCCGCCGAGACGGAGCGGCGGCAGCTGGGGCTGGACCATCTCCGCTTCCTGTTCTGCAACGCCAATGTGAGCCTCGAACCCTGGCTGCAGGCACTGCCGGCGGGCCTGCTGGAGCGGGTCAGCATCCAGTTTCCCGACCCCTGGTTCAAGAGCCGGCACCACAAACGTCGGGTGCTGCAGCCGGCCCTGCTGAGGGCCATCGCCGGCGGGCTCGCGCCCGGCCGCCAGCTGTTCATCCAGAGCGATGTACTGGCGGTGATCACACCGATGGTGGAGCTGATCGAGGCCAGCGGCTGTTTCACCCGGCCTCCGAACGACAGCCGGCCCTGGCGCGACAGCAACCCCCTGCCGGTGCCCACCGAGCGGGAACGGCACGTGCAGGCCCAGGGGCTGCCCATCTATCGCGTGCTCTACGAACGCAACCGGGAAGCCGTGCCCTCCCTGGAGGAGCTGGAACGGGCCCTGGAGGATGGTGTGGGTCTCCGTGCCGGCGAGGGCGCCGATAATCCCGCCTGA
- a CDS encoding IctB family putative bicarbonate transporter, giving the protein MGEPVSPAPAPLLLRWQGWLVDGGGPLAQRLLPIAGLTLCALMAGLPVLSRAGLSLLILASGLLWLLLVLRRPAAGLGAIHTWILAILAVSLLATGFSPVPVAAAKGLLKLVSYLGVYALMQELLHQAPLWWDRIVAALLAGQLFTSVVGIRQLYGDTGELARWADPNSVTDGTVRIYGTLGNPNLLGGYLLPILPLALVALLRWRCWPPRLYALSALVLGTAALVLTYSRGAWMALVAQVAVVVVLLAMRLTRSWPRLWRRLAPLLLLVVAAALLAVLVTQVEPLRVRVMSLVAGREDSSNNFRINVWLAALDMIQARPWLGIGPGNDAFNRIYPLFQQPKFNALSAYSIPLELAVEAGIPGLLVGVGLVITAIRQALGAWWEGSSRSLPALATLAVIAGLGVQGLTDTIFFRPEVQLTAWFSLASLAASQRGEPADPPAAPAA; this is encoded by the coding sequence GTGGGTGAACCCGTCAGCCCAGCACCCGCACCCCTGCTGCTGCGATGGCAGGGATGGCTGGTGGACGGAGGGGGACCGCTGGCGCAGCGGCTGCTGCCGATCGCCGGGCTCACCCTCTGCGCCCTGATGGCGGGTCTGCCGGTGCTCAGCCGGGCCGGACTGTCGCTGCTGATCCTGGCCAGCGGCCTGCTGTGGCTGCTGCTGGTGCTGCGGCGCCCGGCCGCCGGGCTCGGGGCCATCCACACCTGGATCCTGGCGATCCTGGCGGTGTCGCTGCTGGCCACGGGATTCTCCCCGGTGCCGGTGGCCGCCGCCAAGGGCCTGCTCAAGCTGGTGAGCTACCTGGGGGTCTACGCCCTGATGCAGGAGCTGCTGCATCAGGCCCCGCTCTGGTGGGATCGGATCGTGGCCGCCCTGCTGGCCGGCCAGCTGTTCACCAGCGTGGTGGGAATCCGCCAGCTCTACGGCGACACCGGCGAGCTGGCCCGCTGGGCCGATCCGAACTCCGTGACGGACGGCACGGTGCGGATCTACGGGACCCTGGGCAACCCCAACCTGTTGGGGGGGTACCTGCTGCCGATCCTGCCGCTGGCCCTGGTGGCGTTGCTGCGCTGGAGGTGCTGGCCGCCAAGGCTCTATGCCCTCAGCGCCCTCGTGCTCGGCACGGCGGCGCTGGTGCTCACCTACAGCCGTGGGGCCTGGATGGCGCTGGTGGCCCAGGTGGCGGTGGTGGTGGTGCTCCTGGCGATGCGCCTCACCCGCTCCTGGCCGCGGCTGTGGCGACGGCTGGCCCCCCTGCTCCTGCTGGTGGTGGCCGCCGCTCTGCTGGCGGTGCTCGTGACCCAGGTGGAGCCCCTGCGGGTGCGGGTGATGAGCCTGGTGGCCGGTCGCGAGGACAGTTCCAACAACTTCCGCATCAACGTGTGGCTGGCGGCGCTGGACATGATCCAGGCCCGGCCCTGGCTGGGGATCGGCCCGGGCAATGATGCCTTCAACCGCATCTACCCCCTGTTCCAGCAGCCGAAGTTCAATGCCCTGAGCGCGTACTCGATCCCCCTGGAGCTGGCGGTGGAGGCCGGGATCCCCGGCCTGCTGGTGGGGGTGGGGCTGGTGATCACCGCCATCCGTCAGGCCCTCGGCGCCTGGTGGGAAGGGAGCTCCCGGAGCCTGCCGGCGCTGGCCACCCTGGCCGTGATCGCGGGGCTCGGGGTGCAGGGCCTCACCGACACCATCTTCTTCCGGCCGGAGGTGCAGCTGACGGCCTGGTTCAGCCTGGCCAGCCTGGCCGCCTCGCAGCGGGGCGAACCCGCGGACCCTCCGGCCGCGCCAGCGGCCTGA
- a CDS encoding N-acetylglucosamine kinase: MAEDAALIAGFDAGQTHTTCRLALVPSGGGWIPLAEGEGPGVRHLQAQRGTEAFREALSVSLGQALAASPAGRAGAGLGAAAIGASGIEVGSAVQGQGQRLAAEILALPPERVVVTGDERTALRGAMGQASEGLVLISGTGTIAVGRNRHGRDHRCAGWGWLLDGAGSAMDIGRDGLTSSLAMADGREAETPLRAQLWRALGLDPAAAESPQAIKALVVRPEFGPAGFARLAPTVAAAAEAGDPAGLAIVQRHAGALATMASTIARELGLEPAIVWPMGGVLEHLAVVRAHLELALGAELPTAVLRAPAGDACAGALALAAELLP; the protein is encoded by the coding sequence ATGGCTGAGGACGCTGCGCTGATCGCCGGCTTCGATGCCGGCCAGACCCACACCACCTGCCGCCTGGCCCTGGTGCCGTCCGGCGGCGGCTGGATCCCCCTCGCCGAAGGCGAAGGCCCGGGCGTGCGCCACCTGCAGGCCCAGCGGGGCACGGAGGCGTTCCGAGAGGCCTTGAGCGTCAGCCTGGGCCAAGCGCTGGCGGCCAGCCCCGCCGGCAGGGCCGGAGCGGGCCTTGGGGCGGCCGCCATCGGCGCCAGCGGCATCGAAGTGGGCAGCGCCGTTCAGGGGCAAGGCCAGCGGCTGGCCGCCGAGATCCTGGCGCTGCCCCCGGAGCGGGTGGTGGTGACCGGGGATGAGCGCACCGCCCTGCGCGGCGCGATGGGCCAGGCCTCCGAAGGGCTGGTGCTGATCAGCGGCACGGGCACCATCGCCGTGGGGCGCAACCGGCACGGGCGCGACCATCGCTGCGCCGGCTGGGGATGGCTGCTGGATGGGGCGGGCTCGGCCATGGACATCGGCCGCGATGGCCTCACCAGCTCCCTGGCCATGGCGGACGGCCGGGAAGCGGAGACGCCGCTGCGGGCCCAGCTCTGGCGGGCCCTGGGACTCGACCCGGCGGCAGCCGAGAGCCCCCAGGCCATCAAGGCCCTGGTGGTGCGTCCGGAGTTCGGTCCGGCGGGCTTTGCCCGGCTGGCCCCCACCGTGGCCGCGGCCGCCGAGGCCGGGGACCCCGCCGGGCTGGCCATCGTGCAGCGCCATGCCGGCGCCCTGGCCACGATGGCGTCCACCATCGCCCGGGAACTGGGGCTGGAGCCCGCGATCGTCTGGCCGATGGGCGGCGTGCTGGAGCACCTCGCCGTGGTGCGGGCGCACCTGGAGCTGGCCTTGGGCGCCGAGCTGCCCACGGCGGTCCTGCGGGCGCCGGCCGGTGATGCCTGTGCCGGGGCCCTGGCCCTCGCCGCCGAGCTGCTCCCCTGA
- a CDS encoding pentapeptide repeat-containing protein: MPENASAAGLPASLEQLRAALAAGERQFHGLKLGELDAQDLDLSGCNLQGSCFKEARFGRALLRGAHVEGCCFQQALLWGADLSGLQAARSSWQDADLSGARLQGASFAGAYLHRCCLRGVVAAGSDWRQARLVEADFRSGLDQLTDLGGADFQGADLTFALLQGATLHGANLQGCCLYGANLNRADLRQADLRGCDLRDTQLQDALLQGAAVDGARFAGV, translated from the coding sequence ATGCCGGAGAACGCCTCGGCCGCCGGGCTTCCCGCCAGCCTGGAGCAGCTGCGTGCCGCCCTGGCCGCCGGGGAGCGCCAGTTCCACGGCCTGAAGCTGGGAGAGCTGGACGCCCAGGATCTCGATCTCTCCGGGTGCAACCTGCAGGGCAGCTGTTTCAAGGAGGCCCGTTTCGGCCGGGCCCTGCTCCGCGGGGCGCACGTGGAAGGCTGCTGCTTCCAGCAGGCCCTGCTCTGGGGAGCCGATCTCTCCGGCCTGCAGGCGGCGCGCTCCTCCTGGCAGGACGCGGACCTCTCCGGCGCCCGCCTGCAGGGTGCCAGCTTCGCCGGTGCCTACCTGCATCGCTGCTGCCTGCGTGGGGTGGTGGCCGCGGGCAGCGACTGGCGCCAGGCACGGCTGGTGGAAGCCGATTTCCGCTCGGGTCTCGATCAGCTCACCGATCTGGGCGGCGCTGATTTCCAGGGGGCCGATCTCACCTTCGCTCTGCTCCAGGGCGCCACTCTGCATGGCGCCAACCTGCAGGGCTGCTGCCTCTACGGCGCCAATCTCAACCGGGCCGACCTGCGCCAGGCCGATCTGCGGGGCTGTGATCTGCGGGATACCCAGCTGCAGGACGCCCTGCTGCAGGGGGCTGCCGTGGACGGAGCACGGTTCGCCGGGGTCTGA
- a CDS encoding metalloregulator ArsR/SmtB family transcription factor: protein MSQFPGLVWEGPAMDHLADYFKVFSEPNRLAVLEALRHGPLNVTAVVERTGLSQALVSKHLKLLTIAGVVQRRPEGALVYYAVNDPAVFDLIARAEALLLAARRQQLDALAAIL from the coding sequence GTGTCACAGTTCCCTGGGCTGGTCTGGGAGGGCCCGGCAATGGACCATCTGGCCGACTACTTCAAGGTGTTCTCCGAGCCCAACCGCCTGGCGGTGCTGGAGGCCCTGCGGCACGGTCCCCTCAACGTGACGGCCGTGGTGGAGAGAACCGGCCTGAGCCAGGCCCTGGTGTCGAAGCATCTGAAGCTGCTCACCATCGCCGGTGTGGTGCAGCGCCGCCCCGAAGGCGCCCTCGTCTACTACGCCGTGAACGATCCGGCCGTGTTCGACCTGATCGCCCGGGCCGAAGCGCTGTTGCTGGCGGCGCGTCGCCAGCAGCTTGATGCCCTGGCGGCGATCCTCTGA
- the acsF gene encoding magnesium-protoporphyrin IX monomethyl ester (oxidative) cyclase encodes MTVASTAAAAPAPHLREDLLTPRFYTTDIARAARTDLDSQRAAFEAMLTEMEADYNRDHFDRKAPLARLSSLSEEEKAAYESYLVRSCVSEFSGFLLFKELSRQLQKARRPELSRLFNLMARDEARHAGFLNRALVAEGIDIDLPALSGRRPITWFPLNWVLYSVYLSEKIGYWRYILIDRHLKAHPDHAFAPLFDFFEPWCQDENRHGDIFNLLIRCWPGLRSGLRGRLLSRVFLWSVFLTHSLTVCERGDFYRLLGLDPAAFDAEVMRQTNRTARRAFPVVFQLEGSAYLALRDQLVATFRQLGTTEGQPLRRLGLQARFAVLLLRQFLQPMVPSHP; translated from the coding sequence ATGACCGTCGCCAGCACCGCTGCAGCAGCACCGGCTCCCCACCTGCGGGAAGACCTGCTGACGCCGCGCTTCTACACCACAGACATCGCCAGGGCCGCCCGCACCGATCTCGACTCGCAGCGGGCGGCCTTCGAGGCGATGCTCACCGAGATGGAGGCCGACTACAACCGCGATCACTTCGATCGCAAGGCACCGCTGGCCCGGCTCTCCAGCCTTTCAGAGGAGGAAAAGGCGGCCTACGAGAGCTATCTGGTGCGCTCCTGCGTGTCGGAGTTTTCCGGGTTCCTGCTGTTCAAGGAGCTCTCCCGCCAGCTGCAGAAGGCGCGGCGGCCGGAGCTGAGCCGGCTGTTCAACCTGATGGCCCGGGATGAGGCCCGCCATGCCGGCTTTCTCAACCGCGCCCTCGTGGCCGAAGGCATCGACATCGATCTGCCGGCGCTCAGCGGCCGGCGACCGATCACCTGGTTCCCGCTCAACTGGGTGCTCTACTCGGTGTATCTCTCCGAGAAGATCGGCTACTGGCGCTACATCCTGATCGATCGGCACCTGAAGGCCCATCCCGACCACGCCTTCGCGCCGCTGTTCGATTTCTTCGAGCCCTGGTGCCAGGACGAGAACCGCCACGGCGACATCTTCAATCTGCTGATCCGCTGCTGGCCGGGGCTGCGCAGCGGCCTGCGGGGCCGGCTGCTGAGCCGTGTCTTCCTCTGGAGCGTCTTTCTCACCCACAGCCTCACGGTGTGTGAGCGGGGTGACTTCTACCGGCTGCTGGGCCTCGATCCCGCTGCCTTCGATGCCGAGGTGATGCGGCAGACCAACCGCACGGCCCGTCGGGCCTTCCCGGTGGTGTTCCAGCTGGAGGGCAGCGCCTACCTGGCCCTGCGCGATCAGCTGGTGGCCACCTTCCGCCAGCTCGGAACCACCGAAGGGCAGCCCCTGCGCCGGCTGGGTCTGCAGGCACGGTTCGCGGTGCTGCTGCTGAGGCAGTTCCTGCAGCCGATGGTGCCCTCCCACCCATGA
- a CDS encoding biliverdin-producing heme oxygenase: MATTHPASQPMAISEHAGPDASTGQAKLGPRLRRLHARIGKAHHRAEGMQFSRALLAGQAEPLQLAALLRALAPAYALLELEAPPLAAALGATALPWADLARTPALRHDLALLAALPATPPSAAAAIWLEQMRGLARQAPHRLMAHVYVRYGGDLSGGQQLAEQAAAILRRHGLPAPGFWAFAGGVPALKQALHDGIEQLVLTEQQEEELLEEAERAFHATQQLLAELADLAPAPPPA; encoded by the coding sequence ATGGCCACCACCCATCCCGCCTCCCAGCCCATGGCCATCTCCGAGCACGCCGGACCCGACGCCAGTACCGGGCAGGCCAAGCTGGGCCCCCGGCTGCGCAGGCTGCACGCCCGCATCGGCAAGGCCCATCACCGCGCCGAGGGCATGCAGTTCTCGCGGGCCCTGCTGGCCGGCCAGGCCGAGCCGCTGCAGCTGGCGGCCCTGCTGCGGGCCCTGGCCCCGGCCTATGCCCTGCTGGAGCTGGAGGCACCGCCGCTGGCGGCCGCCCTGGGAGCCACCGCATTGCCCTGGGCAGATCTGGCCCGCACGCCGGCCCTGCGCCACGACCTGGCCCTGCTGGCGGCGCTGCCGGCCACCCCGCCCTCGGCGGCCGCCGCCATCTGGCTGGAGCAGATGCGGGGGCTGGCCCGGCAGGCGCCCCATCGGCTGATGGCCCACGTGTACGTGCGCTACGGCGGCGACCTCTCCGGCGGCCAGCAGCTGGCCGAGCAGGCCGCAGCCATCCTGCGGCGCCACGGGCTGCCGGCGCCCGGATTCTGGGCCTTTGCCGGCGGAGTTCCGGCCCTGAAGCAGGCCCTGCACGACGGCATCGAGCAGCTGGTGCTCACCGAACAGCAGGAGGAGGAGCTGCTGGAGGAAGCCGAGCGGGCCTTCCACGCCACCCAGCAGCTGCTGGCGGAGCTGGCCGATCTGGCGCCCGCACCGCCGCCGGCCTGA
- the hemN gene encoding oxygen-independent coproporphyrinogen III oxidase: MVPVASPLTPLELLLKYDQPVPRYTSYPTAAAFTPAVGEAALREQLAQPTTAPLSLYVHVPFCRHACWYCGCNRITTQLGSRVVEPYLASLARELELITAAMPQRRRLAQLHWGGGTPNYLNPQETSRLWQLIARHFDLAADLEASIEVNPEFLSRDGVLQLRQLGFNRLSFGIQDADPEVQKAVNRVVPPEQLRRVMGWLREADFASVNVDLICGLPLQTPERFRHTLELVEALHPDRVSLFSFAYLPDQLPLQRRIAAADLPSQHARITMLELAQELLCARGYEAIGMDHYALAGDSLAAAAREGRLHRNFQGYTTGGELELLGVGPTAISQFPHLFCQNQRDLKAWATDLEQGRLPVERGLVVRDPQVLERRELIRQVMCSFALELDLTRFEPEWRRLQELAADGLVQLQRTGERGRVQVTREGRWLIRTVASVFDPEQRRRASGSRLI; this comes from the coding sequence ATGGTTCCTGTCGCATCGCCCCTCACTCCGCTCGAGCTGCTGCTCAAGTACGACCAGCCCGTTCCCCGCTACACGAGCTACCCCACGGCGGCGGCCTTCACCCCAGCTGTGGGCGAGGCCGCGCTCCGGGAGCAGCTGGCCCAGCCCACCACGGCCCCGCTCTCGCTCTATGTGCATGTGCCCTTCTGCCGCCATGCCTGCTGGTACTGCGGCTGCAACCGCATCACCACCCAGCTGGGCTCCCGGGTGGTGGAGCCCTACCTGGCCTCCCTGGCACGGGAGCTGGAGCTGATCACCGCCGCGATGCCCCAGCGGCGGCGCCTGGCCCAGCTGCACTGGGGCGGCGGCACCCCCAACTACCTCAACCCGCAGGAAACCTCCCGGCTCTGGCAGCTGATCGCCCGTCACTTCGACCTGGCCGCCGACCTGGAGGCCTCGATCGAGGTGAACCCCGAATTCCTCAGCCGTGATGGGGTGCTGCAGCTGCGGCAGCTGGGGTTCAACCGCCTCAGCTTCGGCATCCAGGACGCGGACCCCGAGGTGCAGAAGGCGGTGAACCGGGTGGTGCCGCCGGAGCAGCTGCGGCGGGTGATGGGCTGGCTGCGGGAGGCCGACTTCGCCAGCGTCAACGTGGACCTGATCTGCGGCCTTCCCCTGCAGACGCCCGAGCGTTTCCGCCACACCCTGGAGCTGGTGGAGGCGCTGCATCCGGACCGGGTGTCGCTGTTCTCCTTCGCCTACCTGCCCGACCAGCTGCCCCTGCAGCGCCGGATCGCCGCCGCCGACCTGCCCAGCCAGCACGCGCGCATTACCATGCTGGAACTGGCCCAGGAGCTCCTGTGCGCCCGGGGCTATGAGGCGATCGGCATGGATCACTACGCCCTGGCCGGCGACAGCCTCGCCGCCGCCGCCCGCGAAGGGAGGCTCCACCGCAACTTCCAGGGCTACACCACCGGCGGCGAACTGGAGCTGCTCGGGGTGGGGCCCACGGCCATCAGCCAGTTCCCCCACCTGTTCTGCCAGAACCAGCGCGACCTCAAGGCCTGGGCGACAGACCTGGAGCAGGGCCGCCTGCCGGTGGAGCGGGGGCTGGTGGTGCGGGATCCCCAGGTGCTGGAGCGGCGGGAGCTGATCCGCCAGGTGATGTGCAGCTTCGCGCTGGAGCTGGACCTGACACGGTTCGAGCCGGAGTGGCGCAGGCTGCAGGAGCTGGCGGCCGATGGGCTGGTGCAGCTGCAGCGCACGGGTGAGCGCGGCCGGGTGCAGGTGACCCGGGAGGGTCGCTGGCTGATCCGCACCGTGGCCTCGGTGTTCGATCCCGAGCAGCGCCGCCGGGCCAGCGGATCACGCCTGATCTGA
- a CDS encoding phosphoribosyltransferase — MTAPAVLWPDRHQAGVALAERLLSWRGVPRALVLGLPRGGVAVAAAVADTLQLPLASWAVRKLAHPAEPELAVGAMAPGDVLLWDEPGVPRLHLDGALRRRIVATQTQELQRRQRLYGDPAPAALRGRPLLVVDDGVATGLTVRAALASLRQCHPARLVLAVPVIDRQVADRLRPLVDDLVALAVVEQLTAVGAWYGRFDPVEDREVLALLGRGIRRR; from the coding sequence GTGACCGCTCCCGCAGTGCTGTGGCCGGATCGGCACCAGGCCGGAGTGGCGCTCGCGGAGCGGCTGCTGAGCTGGCGGGGCGTACCCCGGGCGCTGGTGCTGGGTCTCCCCCGCGGCGGCGTGGCGGTGGCGGCCGCGGTGGCCGACACACTCCAGCTGCCCCTGGCCAGCTGGGCCGTGCGCAAGCTGGCCCATCCGGCCGAGCCCGAGCTGGCGGTGGGAGCCATGGCGCCCGGCGATGTTCTGCTCTGGGACGAGCCTGGTGTGCCGCGACTGCACCTCGATGGCGCGCTGCGCCGCCGGATCGTGGCCACCCAGACCCAGGAGCTGCAGCGACGGCAGCGGCTCTATGGCGATCCCGCCCCGGCCGCGCTGCGGGGGCGCCCGTTGCTGGTGGTGGATGACGGCGTGGCCACGGGCCTCACGGTGAGGGCCGCCCTCGCATCGCTGCGGCAGTGCCACCCCGCCAGGCTGGTGCTGGCGGTGCCGGTGATCGACCGGCAGGTGGCGGATCGGCTGCGACCGCTGGTGGACGACCTGGTGGCCCTGGCCGTGGTGGAGCAGCTCACGGCGGTGGGAGCCTGGTATGGGCGGTTCGATCCGGTGGAGGACCGGGAGGTGCTGGCGCTGCTGGGCCGCGGGATCAGGCGGCGTTGA